A genomic region of Arachis hypogaea cultivar Tifrunner chromosome 5, arahy.Tifrunner.gnm2.J5K5, whole genome shotgun sequence contains the following coding sequences:
- the LOC114927740 gene encoding uncharacterized protein, whose translation MLVVGDTTNNPQPVQDIPDMTFHPTYFNCSDTNLDDPVVISIQLGDLIVRKVLLDLGSSAGVLFFATFKKMKLSTNILQPSVGDLVKFLGERVLVLGSVWLQTTLGEQPLSKTQDIQYLVVDYFSPYNLILGRPFLNRFAAIVSTIHLCVKFPVQDNVVATIDSDLQEARQCYNTSLKPIKRNSEVRVNSIHAEQPILAELDPRADFQERPMPNEELTKVILTDDPTKFTFGIDPSVITHKLAISPAARPVSQKKRNLITEKRLASMAEAKKLIDENFIRETRFTTWLADVVRPKQGLS comes from the exons ATGCTAGTGGTTGGGGATACTACTAACAATCCTCAGCCAGTTCAGGATATTCCAGATATGACTTTCCATCCGACTTACTTTAATTGCAGTGACACCAACTTGGATGATCCTGTGGTCATCTCCATCCAGTTAGGGGACCTAATAGTTCGGAAGGTTCTACTCGATCTGGGAAGCAGTGCCGGCGTGTTATTTTTCGCCACattcaaaaaaatgaaattaagcaCTAACATCTTGCAACCGTCTGTCGGAGACTTGGTCAAATTTTTAGGAGAACGGGTTCTCGTTTTGGGttctgtgtggttacaaaccacactcggtGAGCAACCATTATCTAAGACACAAGATATTCAGTATCTTGTAGTCGACTATTTTAGTCCTTATAATCTTATATTAGGTAGACCTTTTTTAAATAGATTTGCTGCAATTGTCTCCACAATTCATCTTTGTGTCAAGTTTCCTGTGCAGGACAATGTAGTAGCCACAATTGATAGTGATCTTCAAGAAGCTCGGCAATGCTATAACACAAGTTTAAAGCCTATCAAAAGAAACAGCGAAGTGCGAGTCAATTCCATACATGCCGAACAGCCAATATTAGCAGAGCTAGATCCAAGGGCCGACTTTCAAGAACGCCCCATGCCAAATGAAGAGCTGACAAAAGTCATCTTGACTGACGATCCGACGAAATTTACTTTT GGGATAGACCCATCTGTGATTACACATAAACTGGCGATTAGTCCGGCAGCACGACCAGTGTCCCAGAAGAAGCGAAATCTCATAACCGAGAAACGACTCGCATCCATGGCGGAGGCTAAAAAGTTGATTGATGAAAATTTCATCCGAGAAACCAGGTTCACAACATGGTTAGCTGATGTTGTTAGACCTAAACAAGGCCTGTCCTAA